The following coding sequences are from one Dermacentor silvarum isolate Dsil-2018 chromosome 4, BIME_Dsil_1.4, whole genome shotgun sequence window:
- the LOC119448992 gene encoding cerebellar degeneration-related antigen 1-like yields MVPFMQDSPPSLCIGIGQADLPALEGLPALANLPALEDLPVLRELPALQDLPALQNLPALQNLPVLVELPVLQDLPALQDLPALQDLPALQDLPALQYLLVLQGLLALQDLLVHQGLPEHQGLPVQQGLRALQDLLVLQGLPALVGLSSPDHLLTRLMPRNPLETPLPVDANASHPPQVVLFGPSKRL; encoded by the exons GCGGACCTGCCGGCACTCGAGGGGCTGCCGGCACTCGCGAACCTGCCGGCACTCGAGGACCTGCCGGTACTCCGGGAGCTGCCGGCACTCCAGGACCTGCCGGCACTCCAGAACCTGCCGGCACTCCAGAACCTGCCGGTACTCGTGGAGCTGCCGGTACTCCAGGACCTGCCGGCACTCCAGGACCTGCCGGCACTCCAGGACCTGCCGGCACTCCAGGACCTGCCGGCACTCCAGTACCTGCTGGTACTCCAGGGCCTACTGGCACTCCAGGACCTGCTGGTACACCAGGGCCTGCCGGAACACCAGGGCCTGCCGGTACAGCAGGGCCTGCGGGCACTCCAGGACTTGCTGGTACTCCAGGGCCTGCCTGCCCTCGTGGGACTGTCCTCCCCTGATCATCTGCTG acGCGTCTCATGCCCCGCAACCCGTTAGAAACGCCGTTGCCCGTGGATGCcaacgcgtcccatcccccgcaagtagtgCTGTTCGGGCCATCCAAGCGGCTGTGA